The proteins below are encoded in one region of Pseudophryne corroboree isolate aPseCor3 chromosome 8, aPseCor3.hap2, whole genome shotgun sequence:
- the LOC134948664 gene encoding uncharacterized protein LOC134948664 has protein sequence MKSLILWLLLGVIPMVCAISPGDWFTERECHNDGTVNKGEPDSCCWNFDDQRWNYYNLTVQPSVCFYFYKKGGVLNYKTPKNMSEKAVKRWRACKALKIIINEGKMYKKRIGAEIHLFLLPSNRTTFTLSRGTRMKMKCCEEPFTNPIRNKGVVQAISRCINGSKELPFNAELSAQDYSSTVIVCTNTSSFPGNATGHRSKFYILQNKPEIRNETLIKIPATCQKVGIKQFRILHQFNISFPKGPKCNRIKREWYDILLGGAGTTMGALNSIDIETLTNKMSDAGSDMEGVVHMQAKWMPTVFNPILKVINWDHSFLTLVNSSFMNTLKLTKNISSMFKWTECSIRTVYQEQQKNLAQTQLMTGNIQVYRKMFNIASELWVRLYGHEVYCTDRWCWGQIETYNITKPKIMCKYFILAVLFTTKAGNSDLWTPQFRGQYIDPNNKTHDLSLCTSTDNGLACPHTTYIPESCQLKNPTSVCNWELHDPKDDIFIEVAPQIVCMITYDKQISQLYQLPNPFSGCLFNVTHLIWKNQTIVFYKDQTDYLDQAFKPLTLSPHNITVSIQDIINIINNTEKLEEHLRKVNYSTRHAQMQTIVEAGELKHMATQLKNNLQHHWWDIFTGKSPSVTGLMKTLLHPLLAIVIILIGLVAWNCYFSCKFRKHVNKMDAIRNAQEILL, from the coding sequence atgaagtcgcttatcctttggttgttgttaggggtaatccccatggTTTgtgctataagtccaggggactggtttactgaaagggagtgCCATAATGATGGAACTGTCAATAAGGGAGAACCAGATTCCTGCTGCTGGAACTTTGATGACCAGCGGTGGAATTACTATAATCTAACTGTACaaccctctgtctgtttttacttttATAAAAAAGGTGGAGTTCTCAACTACAAGACACCAAAAAACATGTCAGAAAAAGCTGTAAAGAGGTGGAGAGCATGTAAAGCTCTTAAGATTATTATAAATGAgggaaaaatgtataaaaaaagaatTGGTGCAGAAATACATCTTTTTCTATTGCCCAGTAACCGCACCACATTTACACTGTCCCGTGGTACCAGAATGAAAATGAAATGCTGTGAAGAGCCATTCACTAACCCAATAAGAAATAAGGGGGTAGTTCAAGCTATATCgagatgtataaatggctctaaggAACTACCTTTTAATGCTGAATTGTCCGCGCAGGACTACTCAAGCACAGTGATTGTGTGTACTAACACATCCAGTTTTCCTGGTAATGCTACAGGACATAGATCAAAATTTTATATTTTGCAGAATAAGCCAGAAATAAGAAATGAAACTTTGATTAAAATACCAGCAACCTGTCAGAAAGTGGGTATAAAGCAATTTAGGATACTACATCAATTTAATATTTCATTCCCCAAAGGCCCTAAGTGTAACCGGATAAAAAGAGAATGGTATGATATCCTGTTGGGAGGGGCAGGAACAACCATGGGAGCACTAAATTCTATAGATATAGAAACACTGACTAACAAAATGAGTGACGCAGGCAGTGATATGGAAGGAGTGGTTCACATGCAGGCAAAATGGATGCCCACTGTCTTTAATCCGATTTTAAAGGTCATCAATTGGGATCATTCTTTTCTAACCTTGGTCAACAGTTCTTTTATGAACACGTTAAAACTGACCAAAAACATCTCTAGTATGTTCAAGTGGACAGAGTGCTCCATAAGAACTGTGTATCAGGAGCAACAGAAAAATCTAGCCCAGACCCAGTTAATGACTGGGAACATACAGGTTTATAGAAAAATGTTTAATATAGCATCTGAATTATGGGTTAGGCTATATGGACATGAGGTTTATTGCACAGACAGGTGGTGTTGGGGCCAAATAGAAACCTACAACATAACAAAGCCTAAGATCATGTGTAAATACTTCATTTTAGCAGTACTCTTCACCACAAAAGCAGGTAACTCAGATTTATGGACACCTCAGTTCAGAGGGCAGTATATTGATCCAAACAACAAAACTCATGACCTATCCCTATGCACTAGCACTGATAATGGGCTGGCATGTCCTCATACTACATACATACCAGAATCATGTCAGCTTAAGAACCCTACCAGTGTTTGTAATTGGGAGTTGCATGATCCAAAAGATGACATCTTCATAGAAGTGGCACCACAAATAGTTTGTATGATTACATATGACAAACAGATCAGTCAGCTATATCAGCTACCAAACCCTTTTTCAGGATGCCTGTTCAATGTAACTCAtttaatatggaaaaatcagaCCATTGTTTTCTATAAGGACCAAACTGACTACCTAGATCAGGCTTTTAAGCCATTAACTCTGTCCCCCCATAACATAACTGTAAGCATACAGGATATCATTAACATAATCAACAATACAGAAAAATTGGAAGAGCACCTAAGGAAAGTTAATTACTCTACAAGGCATGCACAGATGCAAACAATAGTAGAGGCTGGGGAATTAAAACACATGGCCACACAGCTAAAAAACAATCTACAGCATCACTGGTGGGATATATTCACAGGAAAATCCCCATCGGTTACAGGATTAATGAAAACTCTCCTACACCCACTACTAGCAATAGTCATAATATTAATAGGGCTGGTTGCTTGGAATTGTTATTTTTCCTGTAAATTCCGGAAACATGTGAACAAAATGGACGCGATCAGAAATGCCCAAGAGATTCTTCTGTaa